A window from Planococcus maritimus encodes these proteins:
- a CDS encoding DUF2804 domain-containing protein, with product MQHVERELTEYVKLCDAKGQLNPNAIGYAKKPIFECNLKGNFMRKKKWNYWCVFGDEIVFSATICHLDYAALCFVYFLNYETQRFFEKTVMVPYSRNLRLSESVLDHSLFQNQEVSVHAVYEDGKTRLAVSIPDFDGEKLSASLTIAHPAEMESLNVVIPWNRQTFQFTAKHHALPTNGTVQIGTARYDFDEMDSFSVLDYGRGVWPRTAVWNWGMASQRSHGKVIGLNFGGKWTDGTGMTENAFFVNGRMTKISEDVIFRYDEKDFKKPWLIHTKLTDDVQLTFTPFYERVSKSDARLVKSEIHQLFGYYNGYVRYADGKKLKIHQLLGSAEEHYAKW from the coding sequence ATGCAACACGTCGAACGGGAACTTACTGAATACGTAAAACTATGCGATGCGAAAGGCCAATTGAATCCTAACGCCATTGGATACGCTAAAAAACCAATCTTCGAGTGCAATTTAAAAGGCAATTTTATGCGCAAGAAAAAATGGAACTATTGGTGCGTGTTTGGAGACGAAATCGTCTTTTCAGCCACCATCTGCCATCTGGATTATGCCGCGCTTTGCTTTGTATATTTCCTTAATTACGAAACGCAGCGGTTTTTTGAAAAGACCGTCATGGTGCCTTATTCCAGGAATTTACGCTTATCGGAAAGCGTACTGGACCACTCTCTCTTCCAAAATCAGGAAGTGTCTGTCCACGCTGTCTACGAAGATGGCAAGACTCGTCTGGCAGTAAGCATTCCAGATTTTGATGGGGAAAAGCTATCCGCCTCACTGACCATCGCTCATCCAGCTGAAATGGAATCATTGAATGTCGTCATTCCATGGAATCGGCAGACCTTCCAATTCACGGCGAAGCATCATGCGCTGCCGACTAACGGGACGGTCCAAATCGGGACAGCGCGTTATGATTTTGACGAAATGGATAGCTTTTCCGTTTTGGACTACGGACGGGGCGTATGGCCACGCACTGCTGTCTGGAACTGGGGCATGGCCTCCCAACGTTCGCACGGAAAAGTGATCGGGCTGAATTTTGGGGGCAAATGGACGGACGGTACGGGGATGACGGAGAATGCCTTTTTTGTTAATGGCCGCATGACCAAGATCAGCGAAGACGTCATTTTCCGCTACGATGAAAAAGATTTTAAGAAACCGTGGCTGATTCACACAAAGTTGACCGATGACGTTCAGCTGACATTCACTCCTTTTTACGAGCGGGTCTCAAAATCAGACGCGCGGCTCGTGAAATCGGAAATTCACCAATTGTTCGGATATTATAATGGCTATGTCCGTTATGCAGATGGCAAGAAGTTAAAAATCCACCAATTGCTTGGCTCTGCAGAAGAGCATTACGCAAAATGGTAA